One Setaria viridis chromosome 7, Setaria_viridis_v4.0, whole genome shotgun sequence genomic region harbors:
- the LOC140223336 gene encoding uncharacterized protein, whose translation MYIASRRPRMGSGGGVVPTSWRALAAAALALWLLPVLLALALLWLPLLCCAVAAVRFRRVRKQLRTTSRGCGGRGGVVPWREEIIAADDDAGDRTRLLHRYLRDQMELVVAGADAEELVDELLVDQ comes from the coding sequence ATGTATATAgcctcccgccggccgcggatgggcagcggcggcggcgtggttcCGACGTCCTGGCGCGCGCTGGCCGCGGCGGCTCTCGCGCTGTGGCTGTTGCCCGTGCTCCTGGCGCTGGCGCTCCTCTGGCTGCCGCTGCTCTgctgcgccgtcgccgccgtccgcttCCGCAGGGTCAGGAAGCAGCTGAGGACGACCTCGCGTGGCTGCGGCGGGCGAGGGGGAGTCGTACCGTGGCGGGAGGAGATcatcgcggccgacgacgacgccggcgaccgGACGCGGCTGCTGCACCGGTACCTCCGCGACCAGATggagctcgtcgtcgccggggcCGACGCGGAGGAGCTCGTCGACGAGCTGCTTGTTGATCAGTAA
- the LOC117865225 gene encoding uncharacterized protein has protein sequence MEAMDLEAKLGENGHGHKGSDLDPEKAAGQVLQGGDAKRPREADNGDHRSAMETDEEEDEELGPESCFELHRKSWLSMFGRNGAIPFEAETQYPPMCYTDIPMLPATAGPGDTMEVFFVKVNQITSDLQWPLDVYGIVAHIVAVRDSLDWKRNYLFSRGRDNRQTLTSQDCLLELTGPSGSILLWDEPVFEIDLKVKDKGSSLPEDDKILCLDFFGYNNISYRGSLSYTRTEVLSSKHSTVEVRYAHVKRSVEATITARISKGSGNFSARLTACNTSIGEDVVLLDTRGKEVFVNEDGEVTLQRRVVVVEERAEVILGIKAEQLGDAGESSTKLEKKFGFVAKSALRNEGYFHIGSSSLHMVVAWSLLP, from the exons ATGGAGGCGATGGatctggaggcgaagctgggtgagaacggccacggccacaaggGGTCTGATCTGGATCCGGAGAAGGCCGCGGGTCAAGTGCTTCAGGGCGGCGATGCTAAAAGGCCCCGCGAGGCCGACAACGGCGACCACCGCAGCGCCATGGagacggatgaggaggaggacgaggagctggggccggaaAGTTGCTTTGAGTTGCACCGCAAGAGTTGGCTCTCGATGTTCGGCAGAAACGGCGCCATCCCCTTCGAGGCCGAGA CTCAGTACCCTCCCATGTGCTACACGGACATACCGATGCTGCCAGCAACTGCTGGACCTGGTGATACCATGGAGGTCTTCTTCGTCAAGGTGAATCAGATCACCAGCGACCTCCAATGGCCACTAGATGTCTATGGCATCGTCGCGCACATCGTCGCTGTGCGCGATTCCCTAGACTGGAAGCGCAACTACCTCTTCAGTCGAGGCAGAGATAATCGCCAGACCCTCACCTCTCAG GATTGTCTTTTGGAACTTACAGGTCCTAGCGGATCTATCCTGCTGTGGGATGAGCCTGTTTTTGAGATTGACCTGAAAGTGAAGGACAAAGGGAGTTCATTGCCTGAAGATGACAAGATTTTATGCTTGGATTTCTTTGGATACAACAACATTTCTTACAGAGGCAGTCTCAGTTACACCAGAACAGAGGTGCTTTCAAGCAAGCATAGCACAGTGGAGGTCAGGTACGCTCATGTCAAGCGCTCCGTGGAGGCGACCATCACTGCCCGCATCAGCAAGGGATCAGGCAACTTTAGTGCACGCCTCACTGCCTGCAACACGAGCATTGGTGAGGATGTAGTGCTGCTGGACACCAGAGGCAAGGAGGTGTTCGTCAACGAGGATGGGGAGGTCACACTGCAGCGCCGAGTAGTCGTCGTGGAGGAGAGGGCTGAAGTGATCCTTGGCATCAAGGCTGAACAGCTAGGTGACGCTGGCGAGAGCAGCACTAAGCTTGAGAAGAAGTTTGGTTTTGTAGCTAAGTCAGCCCTGAGAAATgaaggctattttcacatcGGATCCTCAAGCCTGCACATGGTGGTTGCATGGTCTCTTCTTCCTTAG
- the LOC117864897 gene encoding uncharacterized protein — translation MGSWARSHFGPSRAEGLVRKGLLCERTERDEWGFPEMEEVPTPPAGYVVSFAHFHERGFATPPSLFFRGLLHYYGLELQHLNPNGIQHVAAFVALCEGFLGIEPNFSLWKYFFTVSLYLKAEERGNQQRSTPVPIGCAGIHLRHTRAKEYMAMKTAASHKGWHNQWFYVKNYSNSPLPEFTGRTIDVAPEVWAYGPVEKEKKRILDLLQAIEHLKGRGLTGAGVIGAYHARRVAPLMLRVRPLSEMTPGAPTEGTVLATGALAASEIRRRVREALEDKDADYPVPGHPSMRPDEGFVDLGMLTRVVDSHPPVPEDADRRTQNRLLAEEQKRRKDKETAKRKKKAAKEFQRRRRGRVMSDDGDDDDDDDEEEDEEDDEEEEELVSSLRSGALVIQEVRPQPAAGDEAEGTSARGLVSQGSGTAPHGSARSAPQGLAQSVPQGSARGASQEPVRDAPQELARSAPRRSSEPASAVAQEPARDVPPESARSAPRRSAEPAPAVAPETRGQRSGDKRPLPDAPGSTSGSEAKRARRPCSGGTAAPRGLVLQLAPKVALRVSSSSVGRTAVPPAASGGVPGEVADPAAGATPVTVTGGVAAASSAGEGVAPVPPSAPPVDPTEVVDLDADEAEGTAATGGRMDVPAAATGSAAAATEEGASAPAAAAEEVGTSAPGISAEVAPAAEAEEPARGAPAGAGEPPSAVAAEGEVAAGIPVPPLASEAAPPSGDPAAALAATGAQALGPSVNLAASGTVEPASTAAPGSAPASALAATVPRAWRGSVLRWASREDPPRHLFTLDDAAEWHKWQVVQGGLANARAALSSAMGALDNVVLPGSQALQECSRGKSDFLRLERGLWERFNLERERTRELSMQVAAAQGVIGDLQRREQAAQEEARRSEAKLQAVVDKARLDREEFQAAAEKARHDAEELARLKGEHEALQKTVERIRRERQKAWQDRDAEKVRKEEAEKVAADLGAEVGQLQAQARELQASVARERQLKAQSEGELARLREALDAERTEHGALRDAVHVVCDDLSVVQGEGTSSLAARVLGTYRRAREIALEALRTGVRRAFGVFGSHYSGINFAGMSGGYAAGYSEAELDEIDASVLDPAEALAKLLEDEAVPPADPRAS, via the exons atgggatcctgggcgcgTTCCCACTTCGGCCCCTCGCGCGCCGAAGGCCtagtgaggaaaggcctcctttGCGAGAGGACGGAGAGGGATGAGTGGGGGTTCCCTGAGATGGAAGAGGTGCCGACtccgcccgccggctacgtcgtttccttcgcccacttccacgagagggggttcgcgactccgccgagcctcttcttccgcgggctcttgcactactacgggcttgaactgcagcacctcaaccccaacgggattcAGCAcgtcgcggcgttcgtcgcgctgtgcgaggggttcctgggaatcgagcccaacttctcgctgtggaagtacttcttcacggtcagcctgtacctGAAGGCCGAGGAGAGGGGGAACCAGCAGCGGtcgaccccggtgccgatagggtgcgccggaatccacctccgccatactcgcgccaaggagtacatggcgatgaagaccgcggcgtcccacaaggggtggcataaccagtggttctacgtgaagaactactcgaactcccccctgccggaattcaccggccgcaccatcgacgtggcgccggaggtgtgggcgtacgggccagtggagaaggagaagaagcggatcctcgacctgctgcaggctaTCGAGCACCTGAAGGGGAGGGGACttaccggcgccggggtcatcggggcgtaccacgcccggagggtggcgcccctgatgctccgggtccgccCGCTCTCCGAGATGACCCCCggcgcgccgaccgagggcaccgtcctcgcgacgggtgcgctcgctgcctccgagatccggcggcgggtccgggaggcgttggaggacaaggatgccGATTACCCGGTGCCTGGGCACCCgtcgatgcgcccggacgagggcTTCGTCGACCTG ggcatgctgacccgggtcgtggactcgcatccgccggtgccggaggacgccgatcggcggacgcaaaaccgtctccttgccgaagagcagaaacgccgtaaggacaaggagacggcgaaaaggaagaagaaggccgccaaggagttccaacggcggcggagagggcggGTCATGtcagacgacggcgacgacgatgatgatgatgacgaggaggaagatgaggaagatgatgaagaggaggaagagctggttTCCTCCCTTCGGTCGGGTGCGCTCGTAATCCAGGAGGTGCGCCCGCAACCGGCCGCGGGGGATGAGGCGGAGGGGACGTCCGCCCGGGGCTTGGTCTCGCAAGGCTCCGGGACTGCGCCCCATgggtcggcgcggagcgccccccAGGGGTTGGCGCAGAGCGttccccaggggtcggcgcggggcgcctccCAGGAGCCGGTGCGGGACGCTCCTCAGGAGTTGgcgcggagcgctccccggaggtcttcggagcccgcctccgccgtcgcccaggagccggcgcgggacgTCCCCCCGGAGTCAgcgcggagcgctccccggaggtccgcggagcccgcccccgccgtcgcgccCGAGACTCGAGGGCAGCggagcggcgacaagcggccgctgccggatgccccggggtcgacGTCCGGCtccgaggcgaagcgcgcgcgccgtccttgctcTGGAGGAAC cgccgccccccgtggtctcgtcctgcagctggcgcccaaggtGGCGTTGCGGGTGTCGTCCTCCTCTGTGGGGCGGACCGCGGTCCcccccgcggcgagcggcggggtccctggtgaggTCGCGGATCCCGCCGCGGGAGCGACCCCTGTGACGGTGACcggcggagtggcggcggcgtcgagcgcggGAGAGGGTGTGGCCCCCGTTCCGCCTTCTGCTCCCCCGGTCGACCCTACGGAGGTGGtcgaccttgacgccgacgaggcggaggggacggcggcgacgggaggaagGATGGATGTCCCCGCAGCCGcgacggggtcggcggcggcggcgacagaggagggagcgtctgcccccgcggccgcggcggaggaggtggggacCTCCGCCCCGGGGATCTCAgcggaggtggcaccggcggcggaggcggaggagcccgCTCGAGGGGCTCCGGCAGGAGCGGGGGAGCCTCCCtcggcggttgcggcggagggcgaggtagCCGCGGGGATACCTGTTCCGCCGCTTgcgtcggaggcggcgccgccgtcgggcgACCCCGCGGCGGCCCTGGCGGCGACGGGTGCGCAGGCGCTGGGGCCGTCGGTGAACCTGGCGGCTTCCGGGACGGTGGAGCCTgcttcgacggcggcgccagGATCGGCTCCCGCCTCGGCCTTGGCTGCtaccgttcccagggcgtggagagggtctgTCCTGCGTTGGgcatcccgtgaggacccgccgaggcacctcttcaccctggatgacgccgcggagtggcacaagtggcaggtggtgcagggtggcctcgccaacgcccgcgcggctctgtcctcggcgatgggggctttggacaacgtcgtcctccctggtagccag gctctccaagagtgcagtcgggggaaatctgatttcctccggctggagcgggggctctgggagcgcttcaacttggagagggagcgaaccagggagctgtccatgcaggttgctgccgcccagggggtcatcggcgacctgcaaaggcgcgagcaagcggcgcaggaggaggcgcggcggtcggaagccaaactccaagccgtcgtcgacaaggcccgccttgaccgcgaggagttccaggctgccgccgagaaggcccgccatgacgccgaggagctcgcacggctgaagggggagcatgaagcccttcaaaagaccgtcgagcgcatccggcgcgagcggcaaaaggcttggcaggaccgggacgccgagaaggtccggaaggaggaggccgagaaggtggcggctgaccttggggcggaggtcggcCAGCTTCAAGCGCAAGCGCGGGAGCTTCAGGCCTCTGTGGCCCGGGAACGCCAGCTGAAGGCCCAGTCCGAGG GCGAGctcgcccggctgagggaggCGCTTGACGCGGAACGCACTGAGCAtggcgccctgcgggatgcggtccacgtcgtctgcgacgacctcagcgtggtccagggggaggggacgagctcgctggcgGCTCGTGTCCTTGGGACCTACCGCCGAGCCCGCGAGATTGCCCTGGAGGCGCTCCGCACCGGCGtgaggcgagccttcggggtctttggctcccactactccggcatcaacttcgccgggatgagcggggggtacgccgccggctactccgaggccgagctggacgagatcgacgcgtcggtgctcgacccggcggaggccttggcgaagctcctcgaggatgaagccgtcccgcCCGCCGATCCCCGGGCAAGTTAA
- the LOC117862899 gene encoding uncharacterized protein, protein MEAMDLEAKLGENGHGHKRSDLDLEAKLGENGHGHGHKRSDLDLEKAAGQVLQGGDAKRPREANNGDHHSAMETDEEEEEEELGLEGCFELHRKSWLSMFGRNGAIPFEAETQYPPMCYTDIPMLPAIAGPGDTMEVFFVKVTQITSDLQWPLDVYGIVAVRDSLDWKRNYLFSRGRDNC, encoded by the exons ATGGAGGCGATGGatctggaggcgaagctgggcgagaacggccacggccacaagaggtctgatctggatctggaggcgaagctgggtgagaacggccacggccacggccacaagaGGTCTGATCTGGATCTGGAGAAGGCCGCGGGTCAAGTGCTTCAGGGCGGCGATGCTAAAAGGCCGCGCGAGGCCAACAACGGCGACCACCACAGCGCTATGGagacggatgaggaggaggaggaggaggagctggggctGGAGGGTTGCTTTGAGTTGCACCGCAAGAGTTGGCTCTCGATGTTCGGCAGAAACGGCGCCATCCCCTTCGAGGCCGAGA CCCAGTACCCTCCCATGTGCTACACGGACATACCGATGCTGCCAGCAATTGCTGGACCTGGTGATACCATGGAGGTCTTCTTCGTCAAGGTGACTCAGATCACCAGCGACCTCCAATGGCCACTAGATGTCTATGGCATTGTCGCTGTGCGCGATTCCCTAGACTGGAAGCGCAACTACCTCTTCAGTCGAGGCAGAGATAATTGCTAG